The Humulus lupulus chromosome 4, drHumLupu1.1, whole genome shotgun sequence genome has a window encoding:
- the LOC133831582 gene encoding uncharacterized protein LOC133831582 — protein MAQLRAVVNRQAEQIEKLLAEQRQRQAPTPPTETPTPPQAPPAVHPMEPLYERFRKQRPPVFEGSTDPLDAQDWKSSLEDIFEFMQLSDREKVSCAAHTLKKDAKIWWEVVKQTREVNQMTWAEFELVFNEKFYNEAVLTAKVSEFTRLQQGNLSVAEYARTFDRLAKFAPDLVNTETSRVNRFLEGLQPELARDVDMGRTGPLSYAQAVEKALRAEHREEKITKAKAATSMPRRDTPFNKEQSRFHNDNKRGAQNFQFRQGQNKKFKGGQQNRQPGFQQMPRCQTCGKNHFGECRLLTKSCFKCGKGDHFIKDCPLMKNQQMKDEPQRTNARVFTITQADADTNNSVVSGDIFASGILTHALIDSGATHSFASLTYVKRLGGSCEKLSEVFSTMLPSGEILYSTHWLRGVPICIDGRELYADLIMLEMADYEVILGMDWLSKYNATIDCRRKTVIFKPSEEDEFMFTGATSKGCIPLISAMKARRLLESGCVGYLASVVDTYKEQKLKPEDVPVVRDFLEVFPEDLPGLPPDREIEFVIELLPGTAPVSKAPYRMAPAELKELKIQLQELLDKKFIRPSFSPWGAPVLFVKKKDGTMRMCIDYRELNKLTIKNKYPLPRIDDLFDQLQGRGVFSKIDLRSGYHQLKIREEDVPKTAFRTRYGHYEFLVMPFGLTNAPAAFMDLMNRVFKDYLDKFVIVFIDDILVYSRSQEEHEEHLRLTLEKLKEKQLYAKFKKCEF, from the coding sequence ATGGCTCAACTTCGAGCGGTGGTGAATAGACAGGCTGAACAAATTGAGAAGTTGTTAGCAGAACAACGACAAAGGCAAGCACCAACACCACCTACTGAAACTCCAACACCTCCACAAGCTCCACCTGCAGTGCACCCCATGGAACCATTATATGAACGGTTCCGAAAACAACGCCCACCAGTATTTGAAGGTAGCACTGACCCACTTGACGCACAAGACTGGAAGAGTTCTTTAGAAGACATCTTTGAGTTCATGCAACTAAGTGACAGGGAAAAAGTTTCTTGTGCTGCACATACACTTAAAAAGGATGCTaagatctggtgggaagtggttaaGCAGACTAGAGAAGTGAATCAGATGACTTGGGCAGAATTTGAACTGGTCTTCAATGAGAAGTTTTATAATGAAGCTGTGTTGACTGCCAAAGTAAGTGAGTTCACTAGATTGCAACAGGGGAATCTATCAGTGGCTGAGTACGCCAGGACATTTGAccggttagccaagtttgcaccagacttgGTTAACACTGAAACTAGTAGAGTGAATCGCTTCCTGGAGGGTCTACAACCAGAATTGGCTAGAGATGTAGATATGGGACGTACAGGGCCTCTTTCTTATGCTCAGGCTgtggagaaagctttgagagctgaacacagagaagaaaaaataacaaaagctAAAGCTGCTACTAGCATGCCTCGTAGAGACACTCCATTCAACAAAGAACAAAGCCGCTTTCACAATGACAACAAAAGAGGGGCCCAGAATTTCCAATTTAGACAAGGACAGAATAAGAAATTTAAAGGAGGTCAGCAAAACAGGCAACCTGGATTCCAACAAATGCCACGATGTCAAACTTGTGGAAAGAATCATTTCGGGGAGTGCAGGCTTCTAACTAAGAGCTGCTTCAAATGTGGCAAGGGGGATCATTTTATCAAAGATTGTCCATTGATGAAGAACCAACAAATGAAGGATGAACCTCAGAGGACAAATGCTAGGGTGTTCACGATTACTCAGGCTGATGCTGATACCAACAACTCTGTTGTGTCAGGTGATATTTTTGCATCTGGTATTCTCACTCATGCATTAATAGATTCAGGTGCCACGCATTCATTTGCATCATTGACATATGTAAAAAGGTTGGGTGGATCGTGTGAAAAATTGTCAGAagtttttagtacaatgttaccatcTGGAGAGATTCTGTATTCTACTCATTGGTTGAGGGGGGTTCCTATTTgcattgatggtagggaattatatgCTGATCTAATAATGTTAGAGATGGCCGATTATGaggtgattttgggtatggattggctttcaaagtataatgccactattgattgtagaaggaaaacAGTGATATTTAAGCCTTCGGAGGAAGATGAGTTTATGTTTACTGGAGCGACATCAAAAGGTTGCATTCCATTAATTTCTGCTATGAAGGCCAGGCGACTGTTGGAAAGTGGATGTGTGGGTTATctcgccagtgtggttgacacgtaTAAGGAGCAAAAGTTAAAACCGGAAGATGTACCGGTAGTTAGAGATTTCTTagaagtatttccagaagatttaccgggattgcctccagacagagaaattgaatttgtgattgagctACTTCCTGGTACAGCCCCTGTGTCcaaggcaccttatagaatggcaccagcagaactaaaggaattaaagatacaattgcaagaactcctggataaaaagtttatcaggcctagtttttcaccatggggagctccggtgctatttgtgaagaaaaaggatgggacgatgcgaatgtgtattgattatagagaattgaacaagttgacaatcaagaataagtatccacttcctagaattgatgatctttttgatcaattacaaggaagaggagtgttttcaaagattgatttgagatctgggtatcatcaattaaagattagagaagaggatgtaccaaagaccgcatttcgaactcggtatggccattatgagttccttgtgatgccatttggattaactaatgctccagctgcattcatggacttgatgaacagggtgtttaaggactaCCTTGATAAGTTTGTAatagtgtttattgatgatatcttggtgtattctcgatcccaagaagaacatgaggaacatttgaggttgacgttggagaaattaaaagaaaaacaactctatgccaaatttaagaaatgtgaattt